The genomic window GTGCACGCACCGTGTGGTCCAGGTTGGTGTCGGTCGGTTGTGGGTGGGGCGGGGCGTGGCTGGGGGACGCGCTGGCTTGCTGCGTGAGGTCCCGTTCGGCGGGGCTGCGGAGGGATAATGGCCGTCGGCATCGGTTGGTAGTTGAGTTGGCGGGGGTGGGGCATGGGGTTAGGTGGGGGTTTCGCCGCCGATTACGCCGCCGGGGATGGTTTTTGGGAGGTCGCCGAGTAGTTCGTCGGTGTTTTCTTGGGTGATCAGGTAGTCGGGGACTTTGTGTTCGGCGTCGTCTTCGGACTTGCCGCCGCGGGCGCCCATACCGGGGGCGCCCATGCCGGGCATGCCGGTTGCGCCGCGGGCGGCGGCTGCTGCTGCGGCGGGATTGGTCTGGGTGCCGGGGGCGGTGGGCGTGCCGGGGACGCTGCGGCCCGGTTGGGGAGTCGACGGACTGGGTGAACTTGGAGTGCCGGGACTGCCGGTGCGGCTTGGGGTGCCGGGGGCGTACGGGGTGCCGGTGCCGGTCGCCATGGTCTTCGTCGGATCCGTGGAGGTGGGGGTGGTGCCTGGGGTTTGGGTTGTTGGGTTGGCGCCCGCCGGGGTGGTTTGGGTGTTGCTCGGAGTTGTGGAGGCGGGGGTGGTTTGCGCCTGCTCGGGGGTGGTCTGGTCGCCCGGCTGCTGCGTAGTGCCCGGGTCGTCGGGCTTGCCGTCGCCATCCTTGTCGCCGGGGACGGGGGAGTTGGTCGAGTTCGGGTCCGTGCTGGTCGATTTGGACTGGTTCGGCTGACTGCCGCTGTTGCTGTTGTCGTCGGTGTATCCGCCGGGCGGAGGGGTGATGTCGACGGGCTTGGTGGGACTCGTCGGCGTCGGCAAGATGGGGATCTTGCCGTCGATCTGGCTGAATGGCTGCACGTAGTGCTCGTTCATCGCGACGCGCGCCCGCTGAGTCTCCTCGGATTGGTCACGCTGGAGGTCCCAGCGGTGCGGGGGCCAAGCCCACGATGTCCATGTGACGACTACCGGATCGGGAATCGCCTTCTTGGTGTTGACGATTGCGCTCGCGGCATCACGCACCCTGGTGTGCAGTTCGGCGAGGGCGGGCGTCAATGTATGGGCGTCGGTCGTGTAGTCCTGGATCGCCTTCTTCGACGCCTCGGCGGCCGGGCCGGACCACGCTTGGGAGATCGAGTTCTGGATAGAGCGGGCGAAGGTCGCTACGCCCTGCTCCCAGAGTTGATGCATCTGCCAGTACTTTTCGGCCTGGTTGATCGCGTCGGTGGTATCGAGCGGATCGAAGGCATCCTTGATCTCCGGATGCTCCCAGCTGTCTGTGTGCTCGCCGCCGCCCGGAATCCGGGGTGGTTCGTATCCGCTCATCGGCCAGTCCCGTCCGGGAGGAGGTATGGGCCAGCTGGGAGTTGAACGGGTGGACGCTCGGGGAGTGTCTCGTTCAGGCGCGTGAACTCACTGGCGAACTCGGTGTCCGCCTGCATCATTCGCTCTCGGGCCAATCGGTAAACCGCTTGGATATCTTCAACGATCTTGTAGTGCTGCTCCATGATCGCGAAGACGTCGTTGCCATCCTTCGTCAGTTTGGCCTTCGTCTTGAATCGATCGACGACTGTGCCTGCCGAAACCATCTGGTTGTTGGTTTCTCCGAGGCCCCAATTCGGCTGATTCGACACACCATCGGCGATCGTCTGGATTCGCTGGATGGTGCGCTTGAAGTACTCGCAGTCGCGGTCAATGTAGATGAAGTCTTCAGGCTTCATCTCAACCGCCAATTGACCTTCGCGAGCTGCGCTGATCATGTTCGACATCGGTCGAGGCGGTGCCGTCTGATCGTCCCCCATGAGTCCTTCCCTCCCAGTCGTTCCTATCGCGGTCAGTGGATTTACACGTTGGCCGGCATTGTCGGCACGACCTTCTCCGCGAGCTTCCGAGTGAGGTCGCAGGTGTCGAGGTGTCCTGTATTACGCCGCGACGGAGGATTGCTCAGGTTGATTTCGAGACTGCCGCCCTTCATCTCCACATCCACCGTGCATGCGGCCTCCGGGTGGTCATTGGACTGCCGGGTTGAGATTGCTCGGCGACCGTTGACAGTGAACTCGCGAGTATCAGAGAAGTTCTTCGCTCGCACCATATCGACGGTGATGTTCGTCGTCTGGATTCTCGCTCCGTACCCGTCTGTTTGGACCCACAGACACCCACGCCACTTGATGCCGCCAGAGGCATTGGAGTCATCAGGCGTCTTGTCCAGCAGTTTTTCGGAGTCCAACACGCTCTGCGGGACGTCAGTGCAGGGGTCGTAGCCGGAAGGCACGTCCGGAGCGACGCTCGTCGTCGACGTAGGTGAATTTCCCGTCGGCTTGGGATCCCCATCTGTCGACGACCCGCACCCGGCGATCACGAACACGGCGCCGAGCGCGAGAGCAGCTAACTGCCACGAATTCGACCTGCTCGTCATCGGATCCTTCGCCGCCGGTGCTGGTTTTGATCGCACAGGGCCGGACCGGCTCCTCCGCCCCCTGTCAGATCATGCTGACGCTACCGATGCGCCAACCTGGGTGCAAGCGCATCGCGTCAGGTGGGTAGCCCAAGGGGCGGGTGGGCTGAGCTGGGTCCAGGAACCGCCGCATCGCGGGTACTTGCGAGCCCCGGAACCGCGGGCAAACCAGGTTCCGGGGCCCCATCGCACGGTCGCCTCAGCCTCGCGACCGACTGAACTCGCCATTGGCGACACCGGCGGTGAATGCGTCCCACTCGCCGGGGGTGAAAACGAGCGCTGGGCCGTTCGCGTTCTTCGAATCACAAACGCCGACCAAGTCGCCGCCGAGGAAGGGGACTTCTACGCAGTCCCGGCTGGGGCTGCAGTAGCTGCTCTTGAACCGTGGGCTGTCGATCGATCTGTGTTCACGTCGCGTGCTCCTTCGCGATCTTGGAGAGGAGAGCGCGACTGCGGGACTCATCCAAGGCACAACGTTGCAGGTCGATATATGCCTGCTGATACTGCTTCACCTCGTCGGCCTTCTCGAGGTACAGCGCACCGTTGTGGCCCTCCGTGTAGACGATCGGTGGCTCTGTGAGATGTGCCATTGGGTGCCTTGGGAATTCGAGTAGTACGAAAGGCCCCACCGCCAGGCCTCCGTATGCCTCTGCGCTGAGTGGGACCACACGTACCGAGACGTTCGGCAACTCGTCAACTCGGGCAAGGTGTTCGAGCTGGTCTGCCATGACTGCTGGACCGCCGATTGGCCGGCGCAGCATGCACTCGTCCACGATGGCGTCGATGGCGAGCAGGTTGTCGGTATTGGTCAGCCGAGCCTTCCGTCGAGCGAACAGCTCGATGCGCCGTTCGACTTCCGCTCTAGGCATTGTGGGTGCGTCTACCCGAATCATCGCCCGCCGATATTCCTCGGTTTGCAACAAACCCGGCAACAGCACCGTCTGATACGAAATGATCCGCTCAGCAGCGTCTTCCAATCCGACAAACAAATCGAAATGCTTCGGAATGGCATCGCCGTACGCATGCCACCATCCGGTGCGATGCGCCTCTTCGACCAATCCGAGCAGCATGCTCGTCACGTCTTCGCATGCGCCGTACACCTCGCACAAGCGCTCGATGAACAACGGATTCAGCCGGACGGGTTGCCCGGTCTCCATCCGCCACAGTGTTTGCTTGCCAACGCCTATCTCTTGGCGGGCGTGTTCCGCGCTGACGCCTGAATTTTCCCTGAGTTCGCGCAGCTGACGTGCCAGCATGCGTCGCGGGAGGGTGGATCCGGTGGGGGTCACGGCAATGCCCTTTCGTAGCCTTACTATTGGCCATGTATGCAACTGGAACCGCATGGACGGGAATCCTTGGAACCTTGCGAATTTTCCCCTGGCTCCACTACTGGGAACGTTCCCGCCGATCATTTCCGGTGCTCTACTGAACGCGCGCC from Nocardia iowensis includes these protein-coding regions:
- a CDS encoding DUF3558 domain-containing protein, with product MTSRSNSWQLAALALGAVFVIAGCGSSTDGDPKPTGNSPTSTTSVAPDVPSGYDPCTDVPQSVLDSEKLLDKTPDDSNASGGIKWRGCLWVQTDGYGARIQTTNITVDMVRAKNFSDTREFTVNGRRAISTRQSNDHPEAACTVDVEMKGGSLEINLSNPPSRRNTGHLDTCDLTRKLAEKVVPTMPANV
- a CDS encoding DUF397 domain-containing protein codes for the protein MSPAVALSSPRSRRSTRREHRSIDSPRFKSSYCSPSRDCVEVPFLGGDLVGVCDSKNANGPALVFTPGEWDAFTAGVANGEFSRSRG
- a CDS encoding helix-turn-helix domain-containing protein, producing MLARQLRELRENSGVSAEHARQEIGVGKQTLWRMETGQPVRLNPLFIERLCEVYGACEDVTSMLLGLVEEAHRTGWWHAYGDAIPKHFDLFVGLEDAAERIISYQTVLLPGLLQTEEYRRAMIRVDAPTMPRAEVERRIELFARRKARLTNTDNLLAIDAIVDECMLRRPIGGPAVMADQLEHLARVDELPNVSVRVVPLSAEAYGGLAVGPFVLLEFPRHPMAHLTEPPIVYTEGHNGALYLEKADEVKQYQQAYIDLQRCALDESRSRALLSKIAKEHAT